A window of Streptomyces armeniacus contains these coding sequences:
- a CDS encoding family 2B encapsulin nanocompartment shell protein, with protein sequence MTTSVETHSGSDGAEEQARLSLGTAAARNLATTTKTPPQMQGITSRWLLRVLPWVEVSGGTFRVNRRLTHTLGDGRVEFVSTGAEVRVIPRELAELPLLRGYEDEAALTELADRCEQRDFGPGETIVEAGQPADRLVLVAHGKLERLGRGKYDRQTSHGVLADGDFAGDDRLEGEAGEWDVTLRSLTSGTVLTLSRTAFEEVAGRSGSLRTHLASGRPTVPAQRTPDGEAAISLASGHEGEPSLPGTFVDYELAPREYELSVAQTVLRMHSRVADLYNQPMNQVEEQLRLTVEALRERQEHEMVNSRDIGLLHNADLRQRLHTRSGPPTPDDLDELLATVWKDPSVILAHPKAIAAIGRECTSRGIHPGSVDFEGHAVPAWRGVPILPCNKIPVSAAGTTSVLAMRTGEKAQGVVGLHQTGIPDEFQPSLSVRFMGISEKAIISYLVSAYYSTAVLVPDALGILEDVEVGR encoded by the coding sequence ATGACCACTTCCGTGGAAACACATTCCGGCAGCGACGGCGCGGAGGAGCAGGCGAGGCTCAGCCTCGGCACGGCCGCGGCGAGGAATCTGGCGACCACCACCAAAACGCCCCCGCAGATGCAGGGGATCACTTCCCGCTGGCTGCTCAGGGTGCTGCCGTGGGTCGAGGTGTCCGGCGGCACCTTCCGCGTGAACAGGCGGCTCACCCACACGCTCGGCGACGGCCGGGTCGAGTTCGTCTCCACGGGCGCCGAGGTCCGCGTCATCCCGCGCGAGCTGGCCGAACTGCCCCTGCTGCGCGGATACGAGGACGAGGCGGCCCTGACGGAGCTCGCGGACCGCTGCGAGCAGCGGGACTTCGGGCCCGGCGAGACGATCGTCGAGGCCGGGCAGCCCGCGGACCGGCTGGTGCTCGTGGCGCACGGGAAGCTGGAGCGGCTGGGCCGGGGCAAGTACGACCGGCAGACCTCGCACGGCGTCCTCGCGGACGGCGACTTCGCGGGCGACGACCGGCTGGAGGGCGAAGCCGGCGAGTGGGACGTCACCCTCCGGTCGCTCACCAGCGGCACCGTGCTGACGCTGTCCAGGACCGCGTTCGAGGAGGTCGCCGGGCGCTCCGGCAGCCTCCGCACCCACCTGGCGAGCGGCCGCCCCACGGTGCCCGCGCAGCGGACACCGGACGGCGAGGCGGCCATCAGCCTGGCGTCCGGACACGAGGGTGAACCGTCCCTCCCGGGCACGTTCGTCGACTACGAACTGGCGCCACGGGAGTACGAGTTGAGCGTCGCCCAGACCGTGCTGCGCATGCACAGCAGGGTCGCCGACCTCTACAACCAGCCGATGAACCAGGTCGAGGAGCAGCTGCGGCTGACCGTCGAGGCGCTGCGCGAGCGCCAGGAGCACGAGATGGTGAACAGCCGGGACATCGGGCTGCTGCACAACGCCGACCTCAGGCAGCGCCTGCACACCCGCTCCGGCCCGCCCACTCCCGACGACCTCGACGAACTCCTCGCCACCGTCTGGAAGGACCCCAGCGTCATCCTCGCGCACCCCAAGGCGATCGCCGCCATCGGACGGGAGTGCACGAGCCGGGGCATCCACCCCGGGAGCGTCGACTTCGAGGGGCACGCCGTGCCCGCCTGGCGCGGTGTGCCGATCCTGCCCTGCAACAAGATCCCGGTGAGCGCCGCGGGCACCACGTCGGTGCTGGCGATGCGCACGGGCGAGAAAGCGCAGGGCGTTGTCGGGCTGCACCAGACGGGAATTCCGGACGAGTTCCAGCCGAGCCTCTCGGTGCGTTTCATGGGGATCAGCGAGAAGGCCATCATCTCCTATCTGGTGAGTGCCTACTATTCGACGGCCGTACTGGTCCCGGACGCCCTGGGAATTCTCGAGGACGTGGAAGTCGGACGGTGA
- a CDS encoding family 2B encapsulin nanocompartment shell protein — MTTHPGPTAYTSLSTAAARKLATTTKTPPQMQGISPRWLLRVLPWTETKGGSFRVNRRLTHTLGDGRVEFVATGTDVRVIPAELREIPHLRALDDPDVLRALADRCEQREYAPGDTVAAGGAPVEQLVLLAHGKLRRTGTGPYGAENLLGTLADGDHDGDQVLTPEPGSWPYSLTAVTRCTVLTLPLTGIRELAERSGTLRAHLERHTSRPLPPRNRRGEADIALSSGHTGEPELPGTFADYEPEPREYELAVAQTVLRVHTRIADIHNGPMDQVGEQLRLTVEALRERQEHDLVNDRGFGLLHNADLKQRIPTRSGPPTPDDLDELISRRRRTRYLLAHPRAIAAIGRECSSRGILPPETEFEGTRVRTWRGIPLLPCDKIPVTDGVTSVLAMRTGEDDQGVVGLRQTGIPDELEPGLNVRFMGIDERALLSYLVSTYYSAAVLVPDALGILEDVEV, encoded by the coding sequence ATGACCACACACCCCGGCCCCACCGCGTACACCAGTCTCTCCACCGCCGCCGCACGCAAGCTGGCGACCACCACCAAGACGCCCCCGCAGATGCAGGGGATCTCCCCGCGCTGGCTCCTGCGCGTCCTCCCCTGGACGGAGACGAAGGGCGGCAGCTTCCGGGTGAACCGCAGGCTCACCCACACACTCGGCGACGGCCGGGTCGAGTTCGTCGCCACCGGCACCGACGTCCGGGTCATCCCCGCCGAGCTGCGCGAGATCCCGCACCTGCGGGCGCTGGACGACCCGGACGTGCTGCGCGCCCTCGCCGACCGCTGCGAGCAGCGCGAGTACGCGCCCGGCGACACCGTGGCCGCCGGCGGCGCCCCGGTCGAGCAGCTGGTCCTCCTCGCGCACGGCAAGCTGCGCCGTACGGGCACCGGCCCGTACGGCGCGGAGAATCTGCTCGGCACCCTCGCAGACGGCGACCACGACGGCGACCAGGTCCTCACGCCCGAGCCGGGCAGCTGGCCGTACTCGCTGACGGCGGTCACCCGCTGCACCGTGCTGACCCTCCCGCTGACCGGAATCCGGGAGCTCGCGGAGCGCTCCGGTACGCTCCGCGCGCACCTCGAGCGCCACACCTCGCGCCCCCTCCCGCCCCGGAACCGCCGCGGCGAGGCCGACATCGCGCTCAGCTCGGGCCACACCGGAGAGCCCGAACTGCCCGGCACGTTCGCCGACTACGAGCCGGAGCCCCGCGAGTACGAGCTCGCTGTCGCGCAGACGGTGCTGCGCGTGCACACGAGAATCGCCGACATCCACAACGGCCCGATGGACCAGGTCGGCGAGCAGCTGCGGCTGACCGTCGAGGCGCTGCGCGAGCGCCAGGAGCACGACCTGGTCAACGACCGCGGGTTCGGGCTGCTGCACAACGCGGACCTCAAGCAGCGGATCCCCACCCGCTCCGGGCCGCCCACCCCCGACGACCTCGACGAGCTGATCTCCCGCCGCCGCAGGACGCGTTACCTGCTGGCGCATCCGCGTGCGATCGCCGCCATCGGCCGCGAGTGCAGCAGCCGCGGCATCCTCCCGCCGGAAACCGAGTTCGAGGGCACCCGGGTGCGTACGTGGCGGGGCATCCCGCTGCTGCCCTGCGACAAGATCCCGGTGACCGACGGCGTCACCAGCGTCCTCGCGATGCGCACCGGAGAGGACGACCAGGGCGTCGTCGGACTGCGCCAGACCGGCATCCCGGACGAGCTGGAACCGGGCCTCAACGTCCGCTTCATGGGCATCGACGAGCGCGCGCTGCTCTCGTACCTCGTCAGCACGTACTACTCCGCCGCGGTGCTCGTCCCGGACGCACTCGGCATCCTGGAGGACGTCGAGGTCTGA
- the exaC gene encoding acetaldehyde dehydrogenase ExaC: protein MSRYAAPGTEGAIVDYQARYDHWIGGTYVAPKQGGYFENPTPVTGAPFTEVARGTADDVERALDAAHAAAGPWGRTSAADRALVLHRIADRMEENLERLAVAESWENGKPVRETLAADIPLAVDHFRYFAGALRAQEGSLSQIDEDTVAYHFQEPLGVVAQIIPWNFPILMAAWKLAPALAAGNAVVIKPAEQTPVSLHFWLSLVADLLPPGVVNIVNGFGFEAGKPLASSPRVAKVAFTGETTTGRLIMQYAAENLNPVTLELGGKSPNIFFDDISDRDDDFLDKALEGFTMFALNQGEVCTCPSRALIQRGHYRDFLAAAVQRTEKIVQGHPLDTGTMVGAQASNDQLEKILSYLDIGEREGARVLTGGARAELGGELEGGYYVQPTVLEGGNHMRVFQEEIFGPVVAVTGFADFADAVEIANDTLYGLGAGVWTRDGGTAYRAGRAIQAGRVWTNCYHAYPAHAAFGGYKQSGIGRENHRMMLDHYQQTKNLLVSYSPKKLGLF from the coding sequence ATGAGCCGGTACGCCGCACCCGGAACCGAAGGCGCGATCGTCGACTACCAGGCGCGCTACGACCACTGGATCGGCGGCACGTACGTGGCGCCCAAGCAGGGCGGCTACTTCGAGAACCCCACGCCCGTCACCGGAGCCCCGTTCACCGAGGTCGCCCGCGGCACCGCCGACGACGTCGAACGCGCCCTGGACGCCGCGCACGCCGCCGCGGGCCCCTGGGGCCGTACGTCCGCCGCCGACCGGGCGCTGGTGCTCCACCGGATCGCCGACCGCATGGAGGAGAACCTGGAGCGCCTCGCGGTCGCCGAGAGCTGGGAGAACGGCAAGCCCGTACGGGAGACGCTGGCCGCGGACATCCCCCTGGCCGTCGACCACTTCCGGTACTTCGCGGGCGCCCTCCGCGCCCAGGAGGGCTCGCTGTCCCAGATCGACGAGGACACCGTCGCGTACCACTTCCAGGAGCCGCTCGGCGTCGTCGCGCAGATCATCCCGTGGAACTTCCCCATCCTGATGGCCGCCTGGAAGCTGGCGCCCGCGCTCGCCGCCGGGAACGCCGTCGTCATCAAGCCCGCCGAACAGACCCCGGTCTCGCTGCACTTCTGGCTGAGCCTCGTCGCCGACCTGCTGCCGCCCGGCGTCGTCAACATCGTCAACGGCTTCGGGTTCGAGGCCGGCAAGCCGCTGGCGAGCAGCCCGCGCGTGGCCAAGGTCGCGTTCACCGGCGAGACCACCACGGGCCGGCTGATCATGCAGTACGCCGCCGAGAACCTGAACCCGGTCACCCTCGAACTCGGCGGCAAGAGCCCCAACATCTTCTTCGACGACATCTCCGACCGGGACGACGACTTCCTGGACAAGGCGCTCGAGGGCTTCACCATGTTCGCCCTCAACCAGGGCGAGGTCTGCACCTGCCCGTCTCGTGCCCTGATCCAGCGGGGCCACTACCGCGACTTCCTGGCCGCGGCCGTACAGCGCACCGAGAAGATCGTGCAGGGACACCCGCTGGACACCGGCACGATGGTCGGCGCCCAGGCGTCCAACGACCAGCTGGAGAAGATCCTTTCCTATCTGGACATCGGCGAACGGGAGGGCGCCCGCGTGCTCACCGGCGGCGCGCGCGCCGAGCTCGGCGGCGAGCTCGAGGGCGGCTACTACGTCCAGCCCACCGTCCTCGAGGGCGGCAACCACATGCGCGTGTTCCAGGAGGAGATCTTCGGACCCGTCGTCGCGGTCACCGGCTTCGCCGACTTCGCCGACGCCGTCGAGATCGCCAACGACACGCTGTACGGCCTCGGGGCGGGCGTCTGGACCCGGGACGGCGGCACCGCGTACCGCGCCGGACGCGCCATCCAGGCCGGCCGCGTGTGGACGAACTGCTACCACGCCTACCCCGCGCACGCGGCCTTCGGCGGCTACAAGCAGTCGGGCATCGGCCGCGAGAACCACCGCATGATGCTCGACCACTACCAGCAGACGAAGAACCTCCTCGTCAGCTACTCCCCGAAGAAACTCGGGCTGTTCTGA
- a CDS encoding GAF domain-containing protein produces the protein MRNPWLALEAGADPAERDGLLRRAHEEFLRGAPIAEPVRNVVADSWRRCAGALVRPESVARVDLAGAELSAFRAEHPLARVMPLIRELLGTIADDGAHLLSVCDETGRMLWVEGHPQVRRRAERMNFVAGAHWAERAVGTNAPGTSLALDHAVQIFAAEHYSRAVQSWTCAAAPVHDPHTGRLLGAVDITGGDHLAAPQSLALVQATARAAESQLARAGTGADGGTPLLQALGRDEAVLRGGRAAPVRLGRRHSEILLLLSAHPEGLTGERLSLELYGERDVNPVTLRAELSRLRQLLGPLLASRPYRLREPLGTDFAAVTDALDAADTGAALAAYRGPLLPLSEAPGIIRLRRTLEDRLRQRLLTVPRPELLETWVHSPWGEDDLDAWEALLAARPAHDPLRAPTAARVRALRRAFGLSETYATYTQRPHL, from the coding sequence GTGCGAAATCCATGGCTGGCGCTCGAGGCGGGAGCGGACCCGGCCGAGCGGGACGGGCTGCTGCGGCGAGCGCACGAGGAGTTCCTGCGGGGCGCGCCGATCGCCGAACCGGTACGCAATGTGGTGGCCGACTCGTGGCGGCGGTGCGCCGGGGCGCTGGTGCGCCCGGAGAGCGTCGCCCGCGTCGACCTGGCCGGCGCCGAGCTCTCCGCGTTCCGCGCCGAGCACCCGCTGGCCCGCGTGATGCCGCTCATCCGCGAACTGCTCGGGACCATAGCCGACGACGGCGCCCACCTGCTGTCCGTCTGCGACGAGACGGGCCGCATGCTGTGGGTCGAGGGCCACCCGCAGGTACGGCGCCGGGCCGAGCGGATGAACTTCGTCGCCGGCGCCCACTGGGCCGAACGGGCCGTCGGCACCAACGCCCCCGGCACCTCGCTCGCCCTCGACCACGCCGTGCAGATCTTCGCCGCGGAGCACTACTCCCGCGCCGTGCAGTCTTGGACCTGCGCCGCCGCCCCCGTACACGACCCACACACCGGCCGCCTGCTGGGCGCCGTCGACATCACCGGCGGCGACCACCTCGCCGCCCCGCAGAGCCTCGCCCTCGTCCAGGCCACCGCCCGCGCCGCCGAATCTCAGCTCGCCCGTGCCGGCACCGGCGCCGACGGCGGTACGCCGCTGCTGCAGGCACTCGGCCGGGACGAGGCCGTGCTGCGCGGCGGGCGCGCCGCACCCGTACGTCTCGGGCGGCGGCACAGCGAGATCCTGCTGCTGCTCTCCGCGCACCCGGAGGGCCTCACCGGCGAACGGCTCAGCCTGGAGCTGTACGGCGAGCGCGACGTCAACCCGGTCACCCTGCGCGCCGAACTCTCCCGCCTGCGGCAGCTGCTGGGTCCCCTCCTCGCCTCCCGCCCGTACCGGCTGCGGGAACCCCTCGGCACCGACTTCGCCGCCGTCACCGACGCGCTGGACGCCGCGGACACGGGCGCCGCCCTCGCCGCCTACCGCGGCCCGCTGTTGCCCCTCTCCGAGGCGCCGGGGATCATACGGCTGCGCCGCACCCTCGAGGACCGGCTGCGCCAGCGGCTGCTCACCGTGCCGCGCCCGGAGCTGCTGGAGACATGGGTGCACAGCCCCTGGGGCGAGGACGACCTGGATGCGTGGGAGGCGCTGCTCGCGGCCCGCCCCGCGCACGACCCGCTGCGCGCCCCCACCGCGGCACGTGTTCGGGCACTGCGCCGTGCGTTCGGGCTGAGCGAGACGTACGCAACGTATACGCAACGTCCGCACCTCTAG
- a CDS encoding Rv1733c family protein, giving the protein MRSIAGLWRWRRNPLCRRSDRREALVSLCAALLIVLGAPVVGLTGGVLAHEELLGAAREQRAERHAAWATVQQLTTPQPGLGADPEDADGESEKYRVVAYWPGPDGAVHTGTTDVGHQVRPGDRFHVWTDDQGRITNPPMSAATASSQALLAGVVSAALAAGLVEGLRRLAVRQLLRRRYARWDAEWARIGPDWGRTGSSN; this is encoded by the coding sequence GTGCGCAGCATCGCCGGGCTGTGGCGCTGGCGCCGTAATCCGCTGTGCCGCCGCAGCGACCGCCGCGAGGCGCTGGTGTCGCTGTGCGCCGCGCTGCTGATCGTCCTCGGCGCCCCCGTCGTCGGCCTGACCGGGGGCGTGCTGGCCCACGAGGAACTGCTGGGCGCGGCGCGGGAGCAGCGCGCGGAGCGGCACGCCGCGTGGGCCACCGTACAGCAGCTGACCACCCCGCAGCCCGGGCTGGGCGCCGACCCCGAGGACGCCGACGGGGAGAGCGAGAAGTACCGCGTCGTCGCGTACTGGCCGGGCCCCGACGGCGCCGTCCACACCGGCACGACGGACGTCGGCCACCAGGTGCGCCCCGGCGACCGGTTCCACGTCTGGACGGACGACCAGGGCCGTATCACCAACCCGCCGATGTCCGCGGCCACCGCCTCCTCGCAGGCGCTGCTGGCCGGCGTGGTGTCGGCGGCCCTCGCCGCCGGCCTGGTGGAGGGTCTGCGGCGGCTGGCCGTACGGCAGTTGCTGCGCCGGCGGTACGCGCGCTGGGACGCGGAGTGGGCGCGGATCGGTCCCGACTGGGGGCGCACGGGCAGCAGCAACTGA